The following are from one region of the Ruficoccus sp. ZRK36 genome:
- a CDS encoding alginate lyase family protein has protein sequence MKPTPMCLFLAAIATLFINGCQETKQVHAPTASGKISIDEPAVTPTPATTIWQGEWLAQVKEMSLADSSEQRPEITELLQYAEADLNREPPTIVNKAVLPASGDPHDYFSMGPYWWPNPDTEDGLPYVRRDGQFNKENLNDMQSLGTVISTVRRLGLAYYLTGDERYAQQASLWLRTFFLDEATRMNPHLRYSQAIPGKCEGRSIGMIDTWSLPTMLDAVTLLQGSPYWTAQDESDFRQWVSDLLDWFLHSDYAAIESSQRNNHSVWYFAQVGAYGIFSGRGEEIRQLYVEKVPELTQQISPDGSMPEELSRTRPLHYTTFCLQAFLDIQAVCDEVDLELTDQQVRVHQAVSYLGYYMDHPDQWPYKEMRKNDARDLWTVFRRAGTRFDDPRCSVWEQEAPPPSKKDMYMRLVFAPPPSIETL, from the coding sequence ATGAAGCCTACCCCTATGTGCCTCTTCCTTGCTGCTATCGCTACCCTTTTCATCAACGGATGCCAGGAGACAAAACAGGTTCACGCTCCGACCGCTTCAGGTAAAATCTCAATCGATGAGCCTGCGGTCACTCCCACCCCGGCCACAACGATCTGGCAGGGCGAATGGCTCGCCCAGGTAAAGGAGATGTCGTTAGCCGACTCATCCGAGCAACGCCCCGAGATTACCGAGCTACTTCAGTATGCAGAGGCTGACCTCAACCGAGAGCCACCCACCATTGTAAATAAAGCGGTGCTACCGGCCAGCGGTGATCCACACGACTACTTTAGTATGGGTCCGTACTGGTGGCCAAATCCCGACACCGAGGATGGGCTGCCCTATGTCCGCAGGGACGGTCAGTTTAACAAAGAGAATTTGAATGATATGCAGAGCCTGGGGACAGTCATAAGCACCGTCCGTCGTCTGGGACTAGCCTACTATTTAACCGGTGACGAGCGTTATGCACAACAGGCAAGCCTCTGGCTACGCACGTTCTTTCTGGATGAGGCAACCCGGATGAATCCCCATCTTCGTTACTCCCAGGCGATACCGGGCAAGTGCGAAGGGCGCTCTATCGGTATGATTGATACGTGGTCGCTCCCCACGATGCTCGACGCCGTCACCCTCCTGCAAGGCTCACCATACTGGACCGCTCAGGATGAGTCGGACTTCCGGCAATGGGTTAGCGACCTGCTGGATTGGTTTCTGCACAGTGACTACGCAGCTATAGAATCATCTCAAAGGAACAACCACAGTGTATGGTATTTCGCACAGGTCGGTGCCTACGGTATATTCTCCGGACGGGGCGAAGAGATCCGGCAGCTATATGTGGAGAAGGTACCAGAACTGACTCAGCAAATATCGCCCGATGGCAGCATGCCGGAGGAACTCTCGCGAACCCGTCCCCTGCACTACACGACGTTTTGCCTGCAGGCCTTCCTCGATATTCAGGCTGTCTGCGATGAAGTCGACTTAGAGCTTACGGACCAACAGGTCCGCGTCCACCAGGCGGTATCCTACCTCGGATACTACATGGATCATCCGGATCAGTGGCCATACAAGGAAATGCGCAAGAATGATGCCCGTGATCTATGGACAGTATTTCGCCGCGCAGGCACACGCTTCGACGACCCCCGCTGTAGCGTATGGGAGCAGGAGGCTCCGCCGCCCAGTAAAAAAGATATGTATATGCGCCTGGTTTTCGCACCACCTCCATCTATAGAGACCCTGTAA